Proteins encoded within one genomic window of Tribolium castaneum strain GA2 unplaced genomic scaffold, icTriCast1.1 ptg000071l, whole genome shotgun sequence:
- the LOC135267668 gene encoding uncharacterized protein LOC135267668, with amino-acid sequence MASLNFATVNTGGISRKFASLRHFLHIDQIHIAAITETQSKRPVNITGFHSYNKPSPTTRAKHGVTLLVSTSLASSQHILPPHLDHLQAVAATIHINNLNILFICYYNPPLETVSTQLLDYTSTFRHAVILGDFNARHTDFGDTISNTNGRHLTRSLNTLPLCRLRNQFPTLINHVGTSIVDHIIVTDNLTHITNTDSFIGTTVTSDHLPLVSNFTLQGPQPRPTHIPIFDFNNTNWTDFQNYITNNLPHIDDTLDPNTIDTQVTQLTQLIKQAQTLFVPIKHIPTNRKPLPPQILALIRVKRRIYREFVQTRSPVLKTVFNRLNAQIRRDINQFRLAHWSNSCSSLDYRDGKTSPDLTTTLTSTQTPTQTFHPTTRT; translated from the exons atggcttCTCTGAATTTCGCCACAGTCAATACGGGAGGGATTTCTCGTAAATTTGCCTCCTTGAGACATTTTCTACACATCGACCAAATTCACATCGCAGCAATCACAGAGACACAATCCAAACGACCCGTAAACATCACAGGCTTCCACTCCTACAACAAACCCAGCCCCACAACCCGAGCCAAACACGGCGTCACACTTCTTGTCTCAACTTCACTCGCTTCATCTCAACACATCTTACCCCCCCATCTTGACCACCTTCAAGCCGTTGCAGCCACCATtcacattaacaatttaaacattctgtttatttgttattacaatccTCCTCTCGAAACCGTCAGTACCCAACTCCTCGATTACACTTCCACATTCAGACACGCAGTCATTCTCGGAGACTTCAACGCTCGACACACCGATTTTGGtgacacaatttcaaacacaaacgGCAGACACCTCACACGCTCTCTCAACACTCTTCCTCTTTGTCGTCTTCGAAATCAATTTCCCACACTCATCAATCACGTTGGCACATCGATCGTAGACCACATCATTGTGACCGATAATCTCACACACATCACAAACACAGACTCTTTCATTGGCACCACAGTCACCTCCGATCATCTCCCTCTTGTCTCAAACTTCACACTTCAAGGCCCCCAACCGCGACCCACGCACATCCCCATTTTCgatttcaacaacacaaactggaccgactttcaaaattacatcacaaacaacctcccacacattgacgacacacttgaccccaacaccattgacacacaagtaacacaactaacacaactcatcaaacaagctcaaacactttttgtacccatcAAACACATTCCAACAAATCGCAAACCATTGCCCCCTCAAATCCTTGCCCTCATCCGAGTCAAACGCCGAATTTATCGCGAATTCGTGCAAACCAGATCTCCAGTCCTCAAAACTGTCTTTAACCGTCTCAATGCACAAATAAGACGTGACATCAACCAATTTCGTCTTGCCCACTGGTCAAACAGTTGTAGCTCCCTCGATTACCGAGACG GCAAAACCTCCCCCGACTTGACTACGACGCTGACCTCGACCCAGACCCCGACCCAGACTTTCCACCCGACAACCCGGACTTGA